A single Tenacibaculum sp. 190524A02b DNA region contains:
- a CDS encoding dihydroorotase, with translation MTTLLKSATIIDASSPYHNQVKDILIAEGRITSIENEIPTQENYQVIQLDNLHVSTGWFDTSVCLGEPGYEERETINHGLQVASKSGFTEVAVNPNTQPITENKAAVEYLIHKSHGHATNLYPIGALTQQSKGIEMAELYDMQQSGAIAFGDYNKPLANDNLAKIALLYAQNFDGLVLSFPNNKLIAGEGVANEGINSTTLGLKGIPALAEELQISRDLFLLEYTGGKLHIPTISTEKSVKLIKEAKKKGLDVTCSVSVHHLFLTDDELHGFDGNKKVNPPLRTKKDTKALIKGVKEGTIDIITTDHNPIDIEHKKVEFSTAKDGTIGLESAFGALNSILDVETITKCLSVNPKKRFGIPVHSIQENEKACLSLFNPEGETVFTEKNILSTSKNSVFLDKKLQGTCYGIFNNNQLVVNK, from the coding sequence ATGACAACGCTGTTAAAGTCGGCAACTATTATAGACGCTTCAAGTCCTTATCACAACCAAGTAAAAGATATTTTAATTGCGGAAGGCCGTATTACTTCTATTGAAAATGAAATTCCTACTCAAGAAAACTACCAAGTTATTCAGCTAGATAATTTACATGTTTCTACGGGTTGGTTTGATACCAGTGTGTGCCTTGGTGAGCCTGGATATGAAGAAAGAGAAACTATTAACCATGGTTTGCAAGTAGCTTCTAAAAGTGGTTTTACAGAAGTAGCTGTGAATCCGAATACGCAACCTATTACGGAAAACAAAGCTGCTGTTGAATATTTAATTCATAAATCACACGGACATGCCACTAACTTATACCCTATTGGCGCTTTAACGCAACAAAGTAAAGGTATAGAAATGGCTGAGTTGTATGATATGCAACAATCAGGAGCCATTGCTTTTGGTGATTATAACAAACCCTTAGCTAATGACAATTTGGCAAAAATAGCCTTGTTGTATGCGCAAAACTTTGATGGCTTGGTGTTAAGCTTTCCTAACAACAAACTAATTGCTGGTGAAGGTGTTGCTAATGAAGGTATAAATAGTACTACTTTAGGTTTAAAAGGAATTCCTGCTTTGGCTGAAGAGCTTCAAATTTCTCGTGATTTATTCTTATTAGAATACACAGGTGGTAAATTACACATTCCTACTATTTCTACTGAAAAATCTGTAAAGCTTATTAAAGAAGCTAAAAAGAAAGGATTAGATGTAACCTGTAGTGTATCTGTACATCACTTATTTTTAACGGATGACGAATTACATGGTTTTGATGGTAATAAAAAAGTAAACCCACCTTTACGCACTAAAAAAGACACAAAAGCTTTGATTAAAGGTGTTAAAGAAGGTACTATTGACATTATTACTACGGATCATAACCCTATTGATATAGAGCACAAAAAAGTAGAATTTTCTACTGCAAAAGATGGAACCATTGGTTTAGAAAGTGCTTTTGGCGCCTTAAACTCTATTTTAGATGTTGAGACTATTACAAAATGTTTATCGGTAAACCCTAAAAAACGTTTTGGTATTCCAGTACATAGCATTCAAGAAAATGAAAAAGCCTGTTTATCTTTATTTAATCCTGAAGGGGAAACTGTTTTTACAGAAAAAAACATTCTTTCTACTTCAAAAAACAGTGTTTTTTTAGATAAAAAATTACAAGGAACATGCTATGGTATTTTTAACAACAATCAGTTAGTAGTAAACAAATAA
- a CDS encoding BatA domain-containing protein — MQFKHPEILYFLALLVIPIIVHLFQLQKFVKVPFTNVAFLQKLAMQTRKSSKIKKWLVLATRLLLLTFLILAFAQPYFSNRSANEQSRYHIFLDNSLSTNTQGKKGDLLQVASQEIIDNLSEKASYTLQTNAQFYRNKTASELKEILLKIENTPQQKEMKEVVLKLSSENSLYDTPNKNIVISDFQNATASSFKNLETPTSFVQLTPQLKENLSIDSVTVDENGSTNFTVNITVKNQGIAKKDIPIAIYNHQKLINKQTFSIDENVSKKVTFSIQKTPTFLGKVLLNYNDAFSFDNTFYFTLNSGEKINVLSIGKQPSFLSKVYTKDEFNFLQYSVDNINYNAIPNQQLIVLNEVESIPNTLIASLVDFTKKGGNLVIIPHQKSSINTYNNLLKQLQAGQIVKQHNDSLKVTNIQFNHPIFKHVFEKQVRNFQYPYVASYYNSSLKRASSILNFENKKPFISQVQLENAAVFWVASSLNKENSNFINSPIIVPIFYNIGKQSLQLSKLYYTIGKQNTIDVHKRLGKETVLSIKNKENAFIPLQRVFQSKVSITTTEQPLKAGFHFVMQEKDTLKSLAFNYPKEESSLEYTAIQDEINNSKSNTISTSVKETLQEIRKKNEVQWLWKWFLALSIVSLLLEILILKFFKP, encoded by the coding sequence ATGCAGTTTAAACATCCTGAAATTCTATACTTTTTAGCACTGTTGGTAATTCCAATTATTGTGCATTTGTTCCAATTACAAAAATTTGTTAAAGTTCCGTTTACTAATGTTGCTTTTTTACAAAAATTAGCCATGCAAACCCGTAAAAGTTCCAAAATTAAAAAGTGGCTTGTGTTAGCTACTCGTTTACTTTTACTTACGTTTTTGATTTTGGCTTTTGCCCAACCTTATTTTAGCAATAGAAGTGCTAATGAACAATCTCGATATCATATTTTTTTAGACAACTCGCTAAGTACAAACACGCAAGGTAAAAAAGGCGATTTATTACAGGTTGCTTCTCAAGAAATTATTGACAACCTTTCTGAAAAAGCCAGCTATACTTTACAAACCAATGCTCAATTTTACAGAAATAAAACAGCTTCAGAATTAAAAGAAATCCTTTTAAAAATAGAGAATACTCCCCAACAAAAAGAAATGAAAGAAGTGGTACTCAAACTAAGTTCAGAAAATAGTTTGTATGATACTCCTAATAAAAATATTGTTATTTCTGATTTTCAAAATGCAACTGCTTCATCATTTAAAAACTTAGAGACACCAACTTCATTTGTTCAGTTAACACCACAATTAAAAGAAAACTTGTCTATTGATAGCGTAACTGTTGATGAAAATGGTTCGACTAATTTTACAGTTAACATTACTGTAAAAAACCAAGGAATTGCTAAAAAGGACATTCCTATTGCTATATATAATCATCAAAAATTAATTAACAAGCAGACTTTTTCTATTGATGAAAATGTAAGTAAAAAAGTAACCTTCTCTATTCAAAAAACGCCTACTTTTTTAGGAAAAGTACTTTTGAATTACAACGATGCTTTTTCTTTTGACAATACTTTTTATTTTACGCTAAATTCAGGTGAAAAAATTAACGTGCTAAGTATTGGTAAGCAGCCTTCTTTCTTATCAAAAGTTTATACCAAAGATGAATTTAATTTCTTACAATATTCTGTTGATAATATAAACTATAATGCTATTCCAAACCAACAACTCATTGTTTTAAATGAAGTAGAAAGTATTCCAAATACCTTAATTGCTAGTTTGGTTGATTTTACTAAAAAAGGAGGGAATTTAGTTATAATTCCTCATCAAAAAAGTAGCATTAATACCTACAATAATTTATTAAAACAATTACAGGCTGGGCAAATTGTAAAACAACACAACGATAGTTTAAAAGTTACGAACATTCAATTTAACCACCCCATTTTTAAACATGTTTTTGAAAAACAAGTTCGTAATTTTCAGTATCCATATGTAGCTTCTTATTATAATAGTTCTTTAAAAAGAGCCTCTTCTATTTTAAATTTTGAAAATAAGAAACCGTTTATTTCTCAAGTGCAACTTGAAAATGCTGCCGTATTTTGGGTAGCTTCTTCTTTAAATAAAGAAAATAGTAATTTTATTAATTCTCCAATCATAGTTCCTATTTTTTATAATATTGGAAAGCAAAGTCTACAGCTATCTAAGTTGTATTATACTATAGGGAAACAAAATACAATTGATGTTCATAAACGATTAGGTAAAGAAACGGTGTTGTCTATTAAAAATAAGGAAAATGCTTTTATTCCTTTACAACGTGTTTTTCAAAGTAAAGTTAGCATTACTACAACTGAACAACCTTTAAAAGCTGGCTTTCATTTTGTAATGCAAGAGAAAGACACGCTTAAAAGTCTTGCTTTTAATTACCCTAAAGAAGAAAGTTCCCTTGAATATACAGCAATACAAGATGAAATAAACAACTCAAAAAGTAATACGATATCCACCTCGGTAAAGGAAACTTTGCAAGAAATACGTAAAAAAAATGAAGTTCAATGGCTTTGGAAATGGTTTTTAGCCCTTTCCATTGTATCTTTGCTCCTTGAAATTTTGATTTTAAAATTCTTCAAACCATGA
- the bshC gene encoding bacillithiol biosynthesis cysteine-adding enzyme BshC — MEIKQIPFKKTGFFSKTMLDYLDQKETIQPFYYNFPNIEGFKNQLQTKKLDFKQETRDSLVLSLKKQYEGLPTSEKTEENIELLQQNNTFTITTGHQLNLFTGPLYFLYKIIATINLCEELREKFPEEHFVPIYWMATEDHDFEEINYFNFKGKKVQWNSTQTGGVGRFSTEGLEEVLAVFSEHLGSSKNAEYLKGLFKKAYVEHTHLASATRYIANELFGVYGLVVVDGDDSELKKVFTPYVVKELTEQVSFKEVTKTVEDLRKNYKIQVNPREINLFYLHDGIRERILFEDDVYKVNNTDITWNWEALEKHTHEFPERFSPNVIMRPLYQEVILPNLCYIGGGGELAYWLQLKAYFEAVAVPFPILLLRNSVQVFSEKQVKKLAKLKVTTEEVFIKQNTLLKQKVLENAEEQVDFSQQKAFLENQFETLRKVAEKTDVSFVGAVNAQEKKQLKGLKNLEKRWVRAEKRRQHDLVTRITELQNEILPNQSLEERQRNFSEYYLEYSNGFIKHLKDNLHPLELTFTLLILE; from the coding sequence ATGGAAATAAAACAAATACCTTTTAAAAAAACAGGTTTTTTTTCTAAAACCATGTTAGATTATTTAGATCAAAAAGAAACAATACAACCTTTTTACTATAATTTTCCAAATATTGAAGGTTTTAAAAATCAGCTACAAACAAAGAAGTTAGATTTTAAACAAGAAACTAGAGATAGCTTAGTGTTGTCTTTGAAAAAACAATACGAAGGATTACCTACAAGTGAGAAAACGGAAGAAAATATTGAGCTATTACAGCAAAATAATACGTTTACTATTACTACAGGACACCAATTAAACTTGTTTACTGGCCCTTTATATTTTTTGTATAAAATTATAGCTACCATAAACCTTTGCGAAGAGTTAAGAGAGAAATTTCCAGAAGAGCATTTTGTGCCTATTTATTGGATGGCTACAGAAGATCATGATTTTGAGGAAATCAATTACTTTAATTTCAAAGGAAAAAAAGTACAGTGGAATAGCACACAAACTGGTGGTGTTGGGCGTTTTTCAACCGAAGGATTGGAAGAAGTTTTAGCAGTGTTTTCTGAACATTTAGGAAGTTCTAAAAATGCGGAATATTTAAAAGGTTTATTTAAAAAAGCCTATGTTGAACATACCCATTTAGCCTCTGCCACAAGATATATTGCGAATGAATTGTTTGGTGTTTACGGATTGGTGGTTGTTGATGGAGATGATAGCGAATTAAAAAAGGTATTTACACCTTATGTAGTTAAAGAATTAACAGAACAGGTTTCTTTTAAAGAAGTAACAAAAACCGTTGAAGACTTAAGAAAAAATTATAAGATTCAGGTAAACCCAAGAGAAATTAATCTTTTTTACTTACACGATGGAATCCGAGAGCGAATTTTGTTCGAAGATGATGTGTACAAAGTAAATAATACGGATATTACTTGGAATTGGGAAGCTTTGGAAAAGCATACTCATGAATTTCCAGAACGATTTTCACCCAATGTAATCATGCGTCCTTTATATCAAGAAGTAATTCTTCCTAATTTGTGTTACATTGGAGGAGGAGGAGAGTTGGCGTATTGGTTACAATTAAAAGCTTATTTTGAAGCTGTAGCTGTTCCGTTTCCTATTTTATTATTAAGGAATTCAGTACAAGTATTTTCAGAAAAACAAGTTAAAAAGTTAGCAAAACTGAAGGTTACTACAGAAGAAGTTTTTATTAAACAAAACACATTACTAAAACAAAAAGTATTAGAAAATGCAGAAGAACAAGTTGACTTTAGTCAACAAAAAGCATTTTTAGAAAATCAGTTTGAAACCTTGAGAAAGGTTGCTGAAAAAACAGATGTTTCTTTTGTAGGAGCGGTAAATGCTCAGGAAAAAAAGCAATTAAAAGGGCTAAAAAACTTAGAGAAACGTTGGGTACGTGCAGAAAAAAGAAGACAGCATGATTTAGTTACACGCATAACAGAATTACAAAATGAGATATTACCTAATCAGAGTTTAGAAGAACGTCAACGTAATTTCTCTGAGTATTATTTAGAATATAGCAACGGTTTTATTAAGCATTTAAAAGATAATTTACACCCATTAGAGTTAACGTTTACATTGCTGATTTTGGAGTAA
- the rlmF gene encoding 23S rRNA (adenine(1618)-N(6))-methyltransferase RlmF translates to MKSLHPNNIHNKGYDFTLLKEKYPAITKFVVEKYEKETIEFSNPEAVKIFNKALLSAHYGIAHWEFPDENLCPPIPGRVDYIHHLAGLIGNEKQAHVLDVGTGATCIYPLLGKAVYNWNFTATDIDADSLAVAQKIIDKNGLTQSIKLRFQKDENHILKGILKEKDAFTATMCNPPFYKSLEEARGANRRKSRNLGNNTVRNFAGNENELWYVGGEKAFLHTYLYESSLHPEASIWFTSLVSKKENVESLQKSAKKLGVKTFKVIPMHQGNKLTRIVCWSFKK, encoded by the coding sequence ATGAAATCACTACATCCTAATAACATTCATAACAAAGGGTATGACTTTACTTTGTTAAAAGAAAAATATCCAGCAATAACTAAGTTTGTAGTTGAGAAATACGAAAAAGAAACCATTGAATTTTCCAATCCAGAAGCTGTAAAAATCTTTAATAAAGCATTGTTAAGTGCGCATTATGGAATTGCTCATTGGGAATTTCCAGATGAAAATTTATGCCCGCCAATACCAGGAAGAGTAGACTACATTCATCATTTAGCAGGTTTAATTGGAAATGAAAAACAAGCACATGTTTTAGATGTAGGAACAGGGGCTACTTGTATTTATCCATTATTAGGAAAAGCTGTTTATAACTGGAATTTTACCGCTACAGATATTGATGCAGATTCATTAGCAGTTGCTCAAAAAATTATAGATAAAAACGGACTAACGCAAAGTATTAAGCTAAGGTTTCAAAAGGACGAAAATCATATACTAAAAGGTATTCTCAAAGAAAAGGATGCGTTTACAGCAACGATGTGCAATCCGCCTTTTTATAAATCTTTAGAAGAAGCAAGAGGTGCGAATAGAAGAAAATCAAGAAATTTAGGAAACAATACTGTTAGAAATTTCGCAGGTAATGAAAATGAATTGTGGTATGTAGGAGGCGAAAAAGCGTTTCTGCATACATATTTATATGAGAGTTCTTTGCACCCTGAAGCTAGTATATGGTTTACCAGTTTGGTATCTAAAAAAGAAAATGTAGAAAGTTTACAAAAATCTGCTAAAAAACTAGGAGTAAAAACATTCAAAGTAATTCCAATGCACCAAGGAAATAAGTTAACCAGAATTGTGTGCTGGAGTTTTAAAAAATAA
- a CDS encoding nitroreductase family protein, giving the protein MSFLEKMQNRYTTKVYDTSKKLTKTQIDDLKEVLRLSPSSINSQPWQFTFVSDTETKNKLGLASFFNNERIQNCDTLVIFSAINNLELFENQINKGLPEAAVGYYNQFIKPLPKSQIMTWFEKQTYLALGVFLSACAEMDIDATPMEGVEPEKYDAILKQKDYTTLMAVAIGYRDQDDFNQPSKKAKSRRAQEEVIVTI; this is encoded by the coding sequence ATGAGTTTTCTTGAAAAAATGCAAAACAGATATACAACAAAGGTTTATGACACCTCTAAAAAGTTAACTAAAACTCAAATTGACGATTTAAAAGAAGTGCTACGTTTAAGTCCTTCTTCTATAAACAGTCAACCATGGCAATTTACTTTTGTTTCTGATACTGAAACAAAAAACAAACTTGGTTTGGCTTCTTTTTTTAATAACGAACGTATTCAAAACTGCGATACACTTGTTATTTTTAGTGCTATTAACAATTTAGAGTTATTTGAAAATCAAATCAATAAAGGTTTACCCGAAGCTGCTGTAGGTTATTACAATCAGTTTATTAAACCACTTCCTAAAAGTCAAATTATGACTTGGTTTGAAAAGCAAACGTATTTAGCATTAGGTGTTTTTTTAAGTGCTTGTGCAGAAATGGATATTGATGCTACTCCCATGGAAGGTGTAGAACCAGAAAAGTATGATGCCATTTTAAAACAGAAGGATTATACTACTTTAATGGCTGTAGCTATTGGTTATAGAGACCAAGATGATTTTAATCAGCCTTCTAAAAAAGCTAAATCTAGAAGAGCACAAGAAGAAGTTATTGTAACCATATAG
- a CDS encoding helix-turn-helix domain-containing protein — protein sequence MFTVKGKEYPCCTSVTMGMIGGKWKTVILFYLMDGTLRYNELRKKMKGVTERTLSLQLQQLQEDGIVIRKVYASKPPLKVEYSLSEFGKTLIPLLRSIAEWGDYVVHNYSDNQIKQS from the coding sequence ATGTTTACAGTAAAAGGCAAAGAATATCCCTGTTGTACAAGTGTAACTATGGGGATGATAGGCGGAAAATGGAAAACCGTAATATTATTTTATTTAATGGATGGTACATTACGGTATAATGAACTAAGAAAAAAAATGAAAGGAGTTACAGAAAGAACGTTAAGCTTGCAGTTACAACAATTACAAGAAGACGGTATTGTTATACGAAAAGTATATGCAAGTAAACCACCATTAAAAGTAGAATATTCTTTAAGTGAATTTGGTAAAACCTTAATTCCATTATTAAGGTCTATTGCCGAGTGGGGAGATTATGTAGTGCATAATTATTCTGATAATCAAATAAAACAATCTTAA
- a CDS encoding ACT domain-containing protein, whose amino-acid sequence MIKNTGVKNLQELLKNMKPILNEGNYVFTSVSDINSIPRELAICEMREQEGHTVILLKEKADQLGLTYEYIASWITLTVHSSLEAVGLTAAFATALGNNNISCNVVAGYYHDHIFIDKKDTEKAMEVLTSLSKTI is encoded by the coding sequence ATGATAAAAAACACTGGTGTAAAAAACCTTCAGGAACTTCTAAAAAACATGAAACCTATATTAAATGAAGGAAATTATGTTTTTACTTCTGTTAGTGATATTAACTCTATACCTAGAGAGCTTGCTATTTGTGAGATGAGAGAACAAGAGGGACATACCGTTATTTTATTAAAAGAGAAAGCAGATCAATTAGGTTTAACTTATGAGTATATTGCTTCATGGATCACACTTACTGTACACTCTTCCTTAGAAGCAGTTGGTTTAACAGCTGCTTTTGCCACAGCACTTGGTAATAATAATATTAGTTGTAATGTGGTTGCTGGCTATTATCACGATCATATATTCATTGATAAGAAAGATACTGAAAAAGCTATGGAAGTTCTAACCAGTTTAAGTAAAACTATTTAA
- a CDS encoding tRNA-binding protein, with product MTEIENDLITWNDFTKVEMRIGTIITAEIFEEVRNPAYKMQVDFGEYGIKKTSAQITKLYTPEELIGKQVVAVVNFPKKQIANIMSECLVLGGVGDNKEVTLLNPERKVKNGTRIG from the coding sequence ATGACAGAAATAGAAAACGATTTAATTACTTGGAATGATTTTACTAAAGTTGAAATGCGTATTGGTACTATTATTACAGCTGAAATATTTGAGGAGGTAAGAAATCCTGCTTATAAAATGCAAGTTGATTTTGGTGAATATGGTATAAAGAAAACCTCTGCTCAAATTACCAAATTATATACACCTGAAGAATTAATAGGCAAACAAGTAGTAGCCGTTGTGAATTTTCCTAAAAAGCAAATAGCCAATATTATGAGTGAGTGCTTGGTACTTGGTGGCGTTGGTGATAACAAGGAAGTTACTTTATTAAACCCAGAAAGAAAAGTTAAAAATGGCACTCGAATTGGGTAA
- a CDS encoding IS3 family transposase, whose translation MKKYSQEAKESITATCDLLGVNRQVYYRAIHSYKEKQKLSKKVIDLVNTIRISMPRIGTRKLFYLLKSELKAIGVGRDKLFKILKANNLLILPRKKYHITTNSHHRFRKHVNQLKNIEFVRPEQVWVSDITYIGKRENPCYLALITDAYSKKIMGYDVSNSLNVAGSLRALDMAISNRNYNKEPIIHHSDRGLQYCSNEYQKMLSINNIKPSMTEKYDPYENAIAERINGILKQEFAIDKYDVSIQIKKKLIKNAINIYNQIRPHLSNSMLTPNQMHQQKKVKRKSYKKLKVAI comes from the coding sequence ATCAAAAAATATAGTCAAGAAGCCAAAGAAAGCATAACAGCTACCTGTGATTTACTCGGGGTGAATAGGCAGGTATATTATAGAGCTATTCATTCATATAAAGAGAAACAAAAGCTTAGTAAAAAGGTTATTGATTTAGTAAATACTATCCGTATATCAATGCCGAGAATAGGTACAAGGAAATTATTTTATCTTTTAAAATCTGAATTAAAAGCAATTGGTGTTGGTCGTGATAAGTTGTTTAAAATATTAAAAGCTAATAATTTATTAATTCTACCAAGAAAAAAATATCATATAACTACAAATTCTCATCATAGATTTAGAAAACATGTAAATCAACTTAAAAATATAGAATTTGTAAGACCTGAACAAGTATGGGTGAGTGATATTACTTACATTGGAAAGAGAGAAAACCCATGTTATTTAGCGCTAATTACTGATGCTTACTCTAAAAAAATAATGGGGTATGATGTCTCTAATAGTTTAAATGTAGCAGGTTCTTTAAGAGCCCTAGATATGGCAATCTCTAATAGAAATTATAATAAAGAACCTATTATTCATCATTCAGATAGAGGGTTACAATATTGCTCTAATGAATATCAAAAAATGTTAAGTATCAATAATATCAAACCTAGCATGACTGAAAAATATGATCCTTATGAAAATGCTATAGCTGAAAGAATCAATGGGATTCTTAAACAAGAATTTGCAATTGATAAATACGACGTTTCTATACAAATTAAAAAGAAGTTAATTAAAAATGCAATCAATATTTACAATCAAATAAGACCTCATTTATCAAATTCAATGTTAACTCCTAATCAAATGCACCAACAAAAAAAAGTCAAAAGAAAAAGCTACAAAAAACTAAAGGTAGCAATTTAA
- a CDS encoding helix-turn-helix domain-containing protein: MDSRKSDYVKRTQKDYSLSFKLQVVQEIEQGLLTRTQAIDKYGIQARSTIRTWLKKYGKFDYDFSINQTMSKTPEQRILELEQQVKLLEKQKARAEYLAELADKKVIIFDMMIDIAEEEFNIPIRKKHVPELSKNIVKKPKKA; this comes from the coding sequence ATGGATTCTAGGAAATCAGATTATGTAAAGCGAACCCAAAAGGATTATAGTTTGTCCTTTAAACTACAAGTTGTTCAAGAGATTGAGCAAGGATTATTAACCAGAACTCAAGCGATTGATAAATATGGTATTCAAGCAAGATCTACGATTCGTACTTGGTTAAAAAAATATGGTAAATTTGATTACGATTTTAGTATAAATCAAACCATGTCAAAAACACCTGAACAGCGTATTTTAGAATTAGAGCAACAAGTCAAGCTTTTAGAAAAGCAAAAAGCACGTGCTGAATATTTAGCAGAGCTTGCTGATAAAAAAGTCATCATTTTTGATATGATGATTGATATTGCTGAAGAAGAATTTAATATTCCAATCAGAAAAAAGCACGTACCCGAGTTATCAAAAAATATAGTCAAGAAGCCAAAGAAAGCATAA
- the meaB gene encoding methylmalonyl Co-A mutase-associated GTPase MeaB, with amino-acid sequence MKQQNKSALSEKDGVSKPETTSEASAKKIKLNRRKQTSVSEFIEKIIAGDITYLSRAITLVESTNNRHQEKANKILEACLPYANNSIRIGITGVPGVGKSTFIESFGSHLTSLEKKVAVLAVDPSSSINKGSILGDKTRMEQLVTDKNAFIRPSPSGTSLGGVAQKTRETIILCEAAGFDTIIIETVGVGQSETAVHSMVDFFLLLKLAGAGDELQGIKRGIIEMADAIVINKADGDNAKNAKIAKVEFNRALHLYPPKENGWVPKVLVASALHHQGIDEIFNMIDMYIANAKKENYFTLKRNNQNKYWLLETINQQLKANFYNTPKISQLLETEIKKLENGVTTPFNAAKRLLNQ; translated from the coding sequence ATGAAACAGCAAAACAAATCCGCATTATCAGAAAAAGACGGCGTTTCTAAACCAGAAACAACAAGTGAAGCCTCTGCGAAAAAAATTAAGTTAAATAGGCGTAAACAAACTTCTGTTAGTGAATTTATTGAAAAAATTATTGCTGGAGATATTACTTATTTAAGTAGAGCTATTACACTGGTTGAAAGTACTAATAATAGGCATCAAGAAAAAGCTAATAAAATTCTTGAAGCTTGTTTGCCGTATGCCAATAATTCTATTAGAATTGGTATTACAGGAGTTCCTGGTGTTGGCAAAAGTACTTTTATTGAATCATTTGGCTCACACTTAACTTCTTTAGAAAAAAAAGTGGCTGTTTTAGCAGTAGACCCAAGTAGCTCTATTAATAAAGGTAGTATTTTAGGTGATAAGACTAGGATGGAACAATTAGTAACAGATAAAAATGCTTTTATTCGTCCTTCTCCTTCTGGTACTTCTTTAGGTGGTGTTGCACAAAAAACTAGAGAAACTATTATTTTATGTGAAGCTGCTGGATTTGATACTATTATTATTGAAACTGTTGGTGTTGGACAATCAGAAACAGCTGTACATTCTATGGTAGACTTCTTTCTACTTTTAAAACTGGCTGGTGCTGGAGATGAATTACAAGGTATTAAACGAGGTATTATTGAAATGGCGGATGCAATTGTAATTAATAAAGCAGATGGAGATAATGCTAAAAATGCAAAAATTGCTAAAGTTGAATTTAATAGAGCTTTGCATTTGTACCCTCCAAAAGAAAATGGCTGGGTTCCTAAGGTATTAGTAGCAAGTGCACTTCACCATCAAGGCATTGATGAAATTTTTAACATGATTGACATGTACATTGCTAATGCTAAAAAAGAAAATTATTTTACGTTAAAACGAAATAATCAAAATAAATACTGGCTGTTAGAAACTATTAACCAACAATTAAAAGCTAACTTTTATAATACCCCTAAGATCTCTCAACTTTTAGAAACCGAAATTAAAAAACTTGAAAACGGCGTAACTACTCCTTTTAATGCTGCTAAAAGGTTGCTAAACCAATAA
- a CDS encoding RNA polymerase sigma factor has product MKSTKKLHIAIIKACKNNDAKAQMQLYDLYCDAMFNVALRYVKDAHDAEDVMQDAFIKAFKKIDLYKEEVAFGAWLKRIVINQSIDWLKKKKLEVVSLNEEITGAIIEEDNWKVASNITYEDIVCCIEKLKEKYRVVLSLYLLEGYDHKEISEILGISEVTSRTHLMRGRKQVQEHLKTKYYA; this is encoded by the coding sequence ATGAAATCAACTAAAAAGCTACATATAGCTATAATCAAGGCTTGTAAAAACAATGATGCAAAGGCACAAATGCAATTGTATGATTTGTATTGTGATGCCATGTTCAATGTAGCATTACGTTATGTGAAAGATGCACATGATGCTGAAGATGTAATGCAAGATGCATTTATAAAAGCGTTTAAAAAAATTGATTTATATAAAGAAGAAGTAGCCTTTGGAGCGTGGTTAAAAAGAATAGTTATCAACCAAAGTATTGATTGGCTTAAAAAGAAAAAGCTAGAAGTTGTTTCATTAAATGAAGAAATTACAGGAGCTATAATAGAAGAAGATAATTGGAAAGTAGCTTCAAATATAACCTATGAAGATATTGTGTGTTGTATTGAAAAATTAAAAGAAAAATATAGAGTTGTACTAAGTTTGTATTTATTAGAAGGATACGATCATAAAGAAATTTCAGAAATATTAGGGATTTCAGAAGTAACTTCCCGAACACATTTAATGAGAGGAAGAAAACAAGTACAAGAGCATTTAAAAACGAAGTATTATGCATAA